A genomic region of Vibrio sp. 10N contains the following coding sequences:
- a CDS encoding tetratricopeptide repeat protein — MQLLIVVLTSMVISFSAWSAGSGSSYNSLNKAQRTYNKGVELMMNKQFFDAEKKFRAALKRDKNWAQAHNNLAYTLRKQGVDHYNTALFHYNKAITIAPLLPEPYMYRGVLHVQMGNASLANDDLAKLRELKSPLADELEFVIQNGEEKAPEQFFGVSGKFKG, encoded by the coding sequence ATGCAACTGCTAATCGTCGTACTGACCTCAATGGTCATTTCTTTTAGTGCTTGGTCCGCTGGGTCTGGCTCGAGCTATAACTCGCTTAATAAAGCGCAGCGTACCTACAATAAAGGTGTCGAACTGATGATGAATAAACAGTTTTTTGATGCCGAGAAAAAATTTCGTGCCGCACTAAAACGAGACAAAAATTGGGCACAGGCCCACAACAACCTCGCTTATACCCTCCGAAAACAGGGCGTTGATCATTACAATACGGCATTGTTTCACTACAACAAAGCCATCACCATCGCTCCTTTACTCCCTGAGCCTTACATGTACAGAGGAGTGCTCCATGTACAGATGGGTAATGCCTCTCTTGCTAACGACGATCTGGCGAAACTTCGTGAGTTAAAATCTCCCCTGGCTGATGAACTCGAGTTTGTGATTCAAAATGGAGAGGAGAAAGCCCCTGAGCAGTTTTTTGGTGTTTCTGGGAAGTTTAAGGGGT